The Episyrphus balteatus chromosome 4, idEpiBalt1.1, whole genome shotgun sequence genome includes a window with the following:
- the LOC129920257 gene encoding sarcolemmal membrane-associated protein — protein sequence MVIASNEWMNYDDVKKQQSQIIETTTNALMMAAPSSLQPPPPSSSSSLSTAIGGIPPGTLINNNSTTTILLNDSSTSSDCDEPGCDTNNVARMVLVCQPDSHPFQTRTIYLTPNIECKVGRSIAKSKSSDNNAIFDCKVLSRTHAVLWYSNDGKFYVKDTKSSNGTYINDRKINSSEPVELNFGDVVKFGVEVMENSRKEVHGCIIASVKPYLPDGREAISITQDSPFRGDSRISFEELHRLNLYMQETSQREKLLKAKLQNIQNILDATRKNSTICWQSMIDEDRLLNRIDLLENKLQFLQKNSPVDQLKDEILKLQEEKFSYQNSAKEALSKVYQERMEAMQKLSKVERDYTCSENECSLLRDQIRYTKQNLQDVNTRLLSLEKEYSEYKDQVEKCQRETNEEQNNFDAAVAELAEKLKESETECEEYKKKIGELLLQRSEMLDEEDQKKKEKYTEENVVDAVVNANANATTNYVATVKTNDSSSTTTTLTDNIDAAAADENNDNESDKSSITTINHNDNDKKSTNLAANKSTIMKWLENSDLNSKEGSLDIMKAICNESDSSDDSENNDEIEKSSIITSNTTTTTSSTTATPTPTMSSEHITNKLQLVDKNLVQLEAELGNKHATIAGVENGIQQLENVSYQLLNYTVSLLRETYSEMCRQDTVANMPSSPFKNKSTTQPQLQMQETLINENDDDDEDDDDDADEDDKQYKRTDIVRQTQDIADYQNEVLRLQQLLESKESTNSDTINTLQSECDDLKVRISNLTKLVHNLNEQNEALEKEIAESKNNKSTKSTKSTIINEDNESTSPQQPPKINNADNDEETKSTKSNGEDSLLLSSCSISSTQQESLEKLIEEEKVAMNNAAIMNEEELILYKERFGQTQAENLKLKREIAELKLKFDDLAKAIFRKSLTYVTVFVALIVYFIFSYI from the exons ATGGTAATTGCTAGTAATGAATGGATGAATTATGATGATGTTAAAAAGCAGCAATCGCAAATAATTGAAACGACGACGAATGCTCTAATGATGGCTGCACCTTCCTCTCTACAACCACCACCtccatcttcttcttcttctctctCCACAGCAATTGGAGGAATACCTCCAGGTacattaattaataacaattcaACAACAACCATTCTCCTAAATGATTCCTCCACCTCCTCTGATTGCGATGAACCCGGATGTGACACAAATAATGTCGCCCGAATGGTCCTCGTCTGTCAACCCGATTCCCATCCCTTTCAAACACGTACCATTTACCTAACACCGAATATCGAATGCAAAGTTGGTCGTTCGATTGCCAAAAGCAAATCATCCGACAACAATGCAATATTCGATTGCAAAGTCTTGTCTCGAACTCATGCCGTCCTCTGGTATTCCAATGATGGAAAGTTTTATGTCAAAGATACGAAAAGCTCCAATGGAACTTATATAAACGATCGCAAAATCAATTCCTCCGAGCCAGTTGAATTGAATTTTGGCGATGTTGTTAAATTTGGTGTCGAAGTTATGGAGAATTCGCGCAAAGAGGTTCATGGATGTATAATAGCATCTGTTAAACCATATTTACCTGATGGCCGCGAAGCCATTTCAATAACACAAGATAGTCCATTTCGTGGAGATAGTCGGATATCTTTTGAAGAATTGCAtcgtttaaatttgtatatgcaaGAAACATCGCAGCGAGAGAAGCTTTTAAAAGCTAAGctgcaaaatatacaaaatattctCGATGCAACGAGAAAGAATTCAACAATATGTTGGCAATCAATGATTGATGAAGATCGATTATTGAATCGTATTGATTTGTTAGAGaataaattgcaatttttacAAAAGAACTCTCCCGTTGATCAATTGAAAgatgaaatattgaaattgcaAGAGGAGAAATttagctatcaaaattcagccAAAGAAGCCTTAAGTAAAGTTTATCAAGAGCGTATGGAAGCAATGCAAAAGCTATCAAAGGTTGAACGGGATTATACTTGTAGCGAGAATGAATGTTCATTGTTGAGAGATCAAATACGgtatacaaaacagaatttgcAAGATGTTAATACGAGATTGTTGAGTTTGGAGAAGGAGTATAGCGAGTATAAGGATCAGGTGGAGAAGTGTCAGCGAGAGACGAATGAGGAACAGAATAATTTTGATGCTGCTGTTGCTGAGCTGGCTGAGAAGTTGAAAGAAAGTGAGACGGAGTGTGAGGAGTATAAGAAGAAGATTGGGGAATTGTTGTTGCAACGATCGGAAATGTTGGATGAAGAGGATCAAAAGAAAAAG gaaaaatacACAGAAGAAAACGTAGTTGATGCCGTTGtcaatgcaaatgcaaatgcaacaACAAACTATGTAGCCACAGTTAAAACAAATGACAGCAGCAGTACTACAACAACTCTAACCGACAATATAGATGCCGCTGCCGCCGACGAAAATAACGACAACGAAAGCGACAAATCATCAATCACAACCATCAATCACAATGATAACGACAAAAAATCAACCAATCTTGCTGCTAACAAATCAACAATCATGAAATGGCTTGAAAATTCtgatttaaattcaaaagaagGCTCCCTCGATATAATGAAGGCAATCTGCAATGAATCTGATTCTAGCGATGATAGTGAAAATAatgatgaaattgaaaaatcctCAATCATCACATCAAATACCACCACAACCACAAGTAGTACCACTGCAACACCAACTCCAACAATGTCATCCGAACATATTACCAATAAATTACAACTTGTTGATAAAAATCTTGTTCAACTTGAGGCTGAGCTGGGTAATAAACATGCAACAATTGCTGGTGTTGAAAATGGCATACAACAGCTTGAAAATGTATCATACCAATTGCTCAATTATACTGTATCACTTTTACGTGAAACTTACAGTGAAATGTGTAGACAAGACACAGTAGCAAATATGCCATCATCaccatttaaaaacaaatcaacaaCACAGCCACAATTGCAAATGCAAGAAACACTCATCAatgaaaatgatgatgatgatgaagatgatgacgacgacgctGACGAAGACGACAAACAGTACAAAAGAACGGATATTGTCCGACAAACACAAGATATAGCAGATTATCAAAATGAAGTCTTAAGACTCCAACAATTGCTCGAAAGCAAAGAATCTACAAATTCAGATACAATCAATACCTTACAATCTGAATGTGACGATTTAAAAGTAAGAATTTCGAATCTAACGAAATTAGTTCATAATCTAAATGAGCAAAACGAAGCTTTAGAAAAAGAAATCgctgaaagtaaaaataataaatcaacaaaaagtACGAAATCAACAATAATAAACGAAGATAATGAATCGACATCGCCACAGCAGCCACCGAAAATAAATAATGCCGATAATGATGAGGAAACAAAATCGACAAAATCAAACGGAGAAGATTCTTTATTATTGTCATCTTGTTCAATTAGCTCAACGCAGCAGGAGTCACTTGAAAAACTCATCGAAGAAGAAAAAGTTGCCATGAATAATGCTGCAATTATGAATGAAGAGGAATTGATACTCTACAAAGAGAGATTCGGACAGACACAAgctgaaaatttgaaattaaaacgcGAAATTGCTGAACTTAAATTAAAGTTTGATGATTTGGCTAAggcgattttcagaaaatcccTTACATATGTAACTGTATTTGTTGCTCTAATTGTATATTTTATATTCTCTTATATTTAA
- the LOC129920255 gene encoding iron-sulfur protein NUBPL isoform X2: MARGLPKRSPIPGVDNIVVVASGKGGVGKSTIAANLAVSLASLGKRVGLLDGDIFGPSIPLMLNLKEEPLINNENLMIPPVNYGVKCLSMGLLSQSGAMIWRGPLVMSALQRLLKGAAWGPLDVLIVDTPPGTGDVHLSLAQNVPISGVLLVSTPQTAALEITARGAEMYKTLKIPIFGLAENMGYVVCTKCETKMNIFKNVTKKFADDMGTGILVSVPIDAKITDCCDEGTPMVAKYPDSIYAESFRHLAKKILEKLQPNI, translated from the exons ATGGCAAGGGGCTTGCCAAAGAGATCACCAATACCGGGTGTTGataatattgttgttgttgcttcgGGAAAGGGTGGTGTAGGAAAATCTACTATCGCAG CAAATCTGGCTGTGAGCCTTGCATCGCTTGGTAAACGAGTTGGGCTTTTGGATGGGGACATATTTGGTCCATCAATTCCACTCATGTTGAATCTTAAAGAAGAACCTTTAATTAACAATGAGAACTTGATGATTCCTCCTGTTAATTACGGAGTCAAATGTTTATCTATGGGACTCCTCTCACAATCTGGAGCAATGATTTGGCGTGGTCCATTGGTTATGTCTGCCCTCCAGAGACTACTAAAAGGAGCTGCATGGGGTCCTTTGGATGTTTTGATTGTCGATACTCCCCCCGGAACTGGAGATGTACATTTGTCTTTAGCACAAAATGTTCCAATATCTGGTGTTCTTTTAGTTAGTACACCTCAAACAGCTGCTCTAGAAATTACAGCCCGTGGAGCAGAAATGTACAAAACATTAAAGAttccaatttttggtttggccGAAAATATGGGATATGTAGTTTGTACCAAATgtgaaacaaaaatgaatattttcaaaaatgtaacgaAAAAGTTTGCTGATGATATGGGAACTGGAATTTTAGTTAGTGTACCAATTGATGCTAAAATTACGGATTGTTGTGATGAAGGAACTCCAATGGTAGCGAAATATCCTGATTCAATATATGCCGAGAGTTTTCGTCATTTGGCAAAGAAAATTTTAGAGAAATTGCAaccaaatatttga
- the LOC129920255 gene encoding iron-sulfur protein NUBPL isoform X1 encodes MFQVKIMSFLVRDISKSKSPRYFASKVTPHQEALMARGLPKRSPIPGVDNIVVVASGKGGVGKSTIAANLAVSLASLGKRVGLLDGDIFGPSIPLMLNLKEEPLINNENLMIPPVNYGVKCLSMGLLSQSGAMIWRGPLVMSALQRLLKGAAWGPLDVLIVDTPPGTGDVHLSLAQNVPISGVLLVSTPQTAALEITARGAEMYKTLKIPIFGLAENMGYVVCTKCETKMNIFKNVTKKFADDMGTGILVSVPIDAKITDCCDEGTPMVAKYPDSIYAESFRHLAKKILEKLQPNI; translated from the exons ATGTTTCAAGTTAAAATTATGAGTTTCCTGGTACGAGACATCTCAAAGAGCAAAAGTCCT CGCtactttgcatccaaagtcacaCCACATCAAGAAGCCCTTATGGCAAGGGGCTTGCCAAAGAGATCACCAATACCGGGTGTTGataatattgttgttgttgcttcgGGAAAGGGTGGTGTAGGAAAATCTACTATCGCAG CAAATCTGGCTGTGAGCCTTGCATCGCTTGGTAAACGAGTTGGGCTTTTGGATGGGGACATATTTGGTCCATCAATTCCACTCATGTTGAATCTTAAAGAAGAACCTTTAATTAACAATGAGAACTTGATGATTCCTCCTGTTAATTACGGAGTCAAATGTTTATCTATGGGACTCCTCTCACAATCTGGAGCAATGATTTGGCGTGGTCCATTGGTTATGTCTGCCCTCCAGAGACTACTAAAAGGAGCTGCATGGGGTCCTTTGGATGTTTTGATTGTCGATACTCCCCCCGGAACTGGAGATGTACATTTGTCTTTAGCACAAAATGTTCCAATATCTGGTGTTCTTTTAGTTAGTACACCTCAAACAGCTGCTCTAGAAATTACAGCCCGTGGAGCAGAAATGTACAAAACATTAAAGAttccaatttttggtttggccGAAAATATGGGATATGTAGTTTGTACCAAATgtgaaacaaaaatgaatattttcaaaaatgtaacgaAAAAGTTTGCTGATGATATGGGAACTGGAATTTTAGTTAGTGTACCAATTGATGCTAAAATTACGGATTGTTGTGATGAAGGAACTCCAATGGTAGCGAAATATCCTGATTCAATATATGCCGAGAGTTTTCGTCATTTGGCAAAGAAAATTTTAGAGAAATTGCAaccaaatatttga
- the LOC129920254 gene encoding deoxynucleotidyltransferase terminal-interacting protein 2, which translates to MSLFIVDTERNLDLLNDIDTKSITNYSEEETLSKKPTPFFPGDIDPGSEEEDDGDYGGLPPPSHDISHLLKKFTEAPPKTKAECDMEYAVNSVKAADAAKAEKKSNKPLKYKNRPNKDLLFHEYDKKTGIISDALSQTNCAEELKASTLDGIEKAKGLPKLHDKTLRNIRRIEAAKTKGEGWFNMGATEVTEEVENDLKILQMRSVLNPKQFYKKNDLKVLPKYFQIGTVQHSPLDYYKERDTKRNKKKTLVDELLADAEFQKFNKRKYKETVAKNDMYARRKAMKKMKKLKKNKK; encoded by the exons atgTCGCTCTTTATTGTCGATACAGAAAGAAATTTAGATCTCTTGAACGATATTGATACTAAAAGTATCACTAATTATTCAGAAGAAGAAACACTTTCAAAGAAACCAACGCCATTTTTCCCAGGAGACATCGATCCCGGTTCAGAAGAGGAAGATGATGGAGATTATGGAG GATTACCACCACCAAGTCATGATATATCCCACCTGCTTAAAAAATTCACCGAAGCCCCGCCAAAAACAAAAGCAGAATGTGACATGGAATATGCTGTTAATTCGGTGAAGGCTGCAGATGCAGCCAAAGCTgaaaagaaatcaaataaacccttaaaatacaaaaatcgcCCTAACAAAGATTTACTCTTTCACGAATATGACAAGAAAACTGGAATCATTTCGGATGCATTGTCACAAACAAATTGCGCTGAAGAATTAAAAGCATCTACTTTAGATGGCATAGAAAAAGCAAAAGGTTTGCCAAAACTTCATGATAAAACACTACGCAATATAAGAAGG ATTGAAGCAGCTAAAACTAAGGGTGAAGGTTGGTTTAATATGGGAGCAACTGAAGTGACGGAAGAAGTTGAAAATGAtttgaaaattcttcaaatgaGATCTGTGTTGAATCCTAAACAGTTCTACAAAAAGAATGATCTTAAAGTACTGCCTAAGTACTTCCAG ATTGGAACTGTGCAACATTCACCATTAGATTACTATAAAGAACGTGATACTAAACGAAACAAAAAGAAGACTTTGGTCGATGAATTGTTGGCTGATGCTGAAttccaaaaattcaataaacgGAAGTACAAGGAAACAGTTGCGAAAAACGATATGTATGCGCGTAGGAAGGCAATGAAAAAGATGAAGAAattaaagaagaataaaaaataa